The genomic region GGCTGGCTGCGGGCCATCTCGGAGGCCCCCTTTCAGACGGCTCGATTTTCACCGTGCGATTTCATTATCCCTCGATCCATGCCACGTACGCTTCTCGCCACTCTGAATGGGCCTTTCACACGGCCAGGCGATAAATTGCGACCAAGGATCGCGGTGTTACAACGATCCGGCATCTGGAACCAGTGCGTCGCTTCCGTGTGTCCACCATACAGCTCTTGCCTCCAATGGTGAACAGCGAAATTTGCGAAATTGTGAAATTCCTCTCGACCAAGGAACGAAGGATCTTTCATAGGTGTAGATTAAGATTTGGCAACGAGTCGTTCCACGGAGAAAGAAACTTGATGCGTGTAATATATATGGAAAACAGTGACAGGGAACGTGCAATTCGGATAAAATAATAGGGTTAAAGCAACCCCTAAACGTGAAACAGAATGTAACTCAACTATTCGATTTCTAAGGCTAATTTCGCCACACCGATCTACCTAAACGAAAAGGATAATTGGCATCGCCAAGCGTTCCGTCGACCCGAATCGAGCCGGACCAAACGGTGATTTATATAATCCTTCGGGTTATCCGATATACACGTCGCAACGAGAGGTAACACGGAAGCATCGGCGCGAGGGTACTTCTGTCGGAGTACGCCCGTTCCCAAGCGTTACGACATCGCGGAATTTCCGTGGCGATCGCGCGGCATAACCGTGAAGCAATTCGTCCGAGGGAATCGCTTTTAACGCGATGCTCGATCGCTCGGTCACGATCGGTGTGCCCCTTCCTCGCCGTCTCTACGTACTTTCGTGAAATCCGAAACAATCGACGACTCCGCCCAGCTATGTACGTACACTCGTTAGGTAACCTGGCTTTGAGATACGGTGCCTATCGTTCGACCGCGTTAATCGTCGGTTACACCGATGATACGGCCCTACGAGGAAGTAACGGGAAACGGGCCCACGATCGCGGCCTCTTTCGCTGTTCCAGTTCGACTCTCCGGGCCAAGCAGTCTTTCGATTGGTCACGGACGCGTGTATTATCCCTGGAGGCGTCGCTTTTAATCATCCAGCTGGAAACGTTTCTCGAAGACGTTCCGATTTGTTCGAGTTTGCGACTTCTTGCGAATTATCAACTAAAGAGCAACCGGTCAGGTAAAACCGATCGGTCGATATCGCGTACCTTGAATGACTTAACGCTCAAGGTGGAGGAGGTTTAATAGATCGAGAGTTAGTGTAATTTAGCACTTTATTTGCACTTGTTGTATAAAAGTAAGGTTAGATGTTATGAACACGGTGGTTGTAAGATCTTGTTGAGAGTGAGGTATTTCACCCGCACGGTACGATGTTCTGATGACGACTGACTTAGTATATCGCTGATTCTCTTCACCAGCCGTTGGGTCTCGTCCGACCATCGTACCTTCCCGGACAGGGTTTTTCCTTGACCTCGGAATCATCAGCTCGGAGAGGGCCTCAAAGAAGAGATAGGTGGTGGCCGAGCCATAAACGGACGGCCACTCAAAATCCCGAACACGGCTTTTACGTTTCGTATCGATATAGTAGCGTTAGAAGTTTACGACTGAACTTCGACACGACAATTTGGGTACTTCGTAAGAGCGATATCTACTCGGAAACCCATAACGGAACCAATTCTGACGTATCGACGTCGGTTTCTGTTACAGATGGAGCATAGAGGCGCGGCGTCCGATCAGCAGGAGCATCAGTAGCGATACTCGATCGTCGGGGCCCTGAGCGGGCCCTCAGTCCGGGGACGTCGGCATCGGGGCCCGTGCTCGCGAGAAAGCTGGGCGGCGTTGCAACGCCGCGATGGCCGCGACTGACGGTCAGATCGTCGTTGCGGCGGCACGCTGGGCCGAGGAAGCGACGTACTTGCGCGAATTCGTTTCCAAATATCGTCTTCCGGCGGTGATCAAGATCACGAAAGGTCAGTACGGTGGCCTGGGTGTCCCGACGCTTCCAGCGCCCAGCCTCCAGAGTACGGCCCTCCTGGTATCCGCTGGACGTCGACGAAAGATCGTCGCGCAAGCGGTGAAGATCAAGGAGGGACGCAGAGTAGTGGGCGTAGGGCCCAGGCTGGCCATCCCAGACTCTTATGCCGGCTACTTCGAGATACTGAGCGAGGAAGGTAGAGCCGTTCGCGGAATAGAGTCCGTGAACGAGCTGTGTCGAAGATGTCCAGAGGAAGGAGCTCTGGTCCGGGAGACCGTTCGTGGAATAGCTTGCAGAGTGGACGACGACTCCGGCATAGTGGTTCCGGAAGGAACGAGGACCCTGGCTGCCGGAGAGACGATTGTAACAGCTGGCGAGGTTAGTCTGCCCGGTCGTGGTAGATTTCTGCGCTGCGTCGACTGTCGAGGAGAGAGCGTCCTCCTGGGTATGGAGCTGCGCGGACGTTTCAGCGCCCTGGCGCGCGAGGACAATATCAGCGGCGTGCACACAGCTCGAGCGTTGCTGAGCAAGCGTTTACCGTTGACGGTCAGACTGGTGCACGGTCAACCACCGAGAGGATTGAAGTCATCGTCGCAATTCGTTCCGGAGCTGAGGTTGCTATCGACCTTCGAGGAGGAACACGTGTTTGCCTTGCCGTTACAGAGAGAAGGGGCTGCCGTGGCGTTACCTCTGGCCGCTCCGTTGAAGCTGGTCAAAGCGCGAAACGAGGAAGCTCTGAGATCGATGCAGGAATTCACGAGGCTGGTAGAGCGCGCGTCGCGTCTCGTTGCCGACGTGGCCGATCGCGCGCACGTGCTGGATGGCCGATTGGGGGAGAGCAAGCCTTCCAGGCAGACTAGAAGCGGATCCGGTTTCCTCAGGCGATCGTCGACCAATTCGGATAACGGGCCGCCGAGCCACCACCGGAACAACGCCAGCCAtcaccatcatcatcatcactATCACAGCAATGGACACCAGGCGTCCTCTGGACACGCGGGCTACCGGGACGAGAATCGTGTGCCACCGTCCGCTTGCACGGAGGAGTACGACGAGATCGATCAGATTTACGACTATGTCCGTGGGTTCGCGCCGCTACCGAAGAGCGTCAGGTCCCCTTACGAGAGCCCGTTGCCGGGGGCACAGGGGTCCAGTCCACCTCTGACGCCGGTCACGGTAACGATCGCCCCTCTGCTCGACGACAGACCAGAACCACCTCCTATAGAGACCATACCGACCAAGAAGATCCAGGCAGAGAAGAGGACCAGACGCGCCGTCAAGGAGGCTCCACAGCCGAGAGTCGAGAAGCCGCCGCTGGCGAAGCTCTACGTGAAGAACAGCGGAACTCAAAGGGGACGTCCTTTGATGAGGCAGAAGAGCGCGTCGCCGTTGAAAGAAACGCCACCCGGATACAAGGGTGGATCTCCGCTTTTCAACATCAGATACAAGAGTTTGACGAACCTGCAGCAAGCCATGGAGCTGGATGGAACGTTGGATTCGAGCCATTCCGGGGGAAGAACATCGGGGGACTCTGGTGCTGGTGCTAAGCTACCGGAAAAGAGGTACGAGCAATTTTTCCAATAGCTTGTTAACGAGGTAAACGAAGGTAGGGTAAAAGTAAGAGTCGAGAATCGTATCGAGGATTCGCAACGGAGTAATCAGAAATTGTCTTATCGTTCGCTCAGATCGCGGCGTTTGAGTAGACCACGCTCGCTCACGAATTTAGTGTGGGAGCTCCGCGGCGGAAGTGGCCTTGGCTGCGCGAGACCAGAAACCCCGCCACCAGCCACAGCAGCACCGTTGCCGCCGACTAAATGTGGACCACGTTTGGCTGTCACCGTTGTGGCACCCCGGCGTGTTGGCACGCTCTACCTCTAACTCGTGAGTACCGTTTCTTCTTATCAACTTCTCATCCTCGCCATAGACCTAtccaataaataattaacaggCCTTAACGCTTAGGGTTGAAAGCCAAATTGTCACCTCCTAATCGAACTTGCTGAAAGAACGTTCCAACAAAAGTATCTGTTCAAACGTATAAATACTTCCATCAGCGTCTTCCATTTCTATTATATCCATTCACGTAACGTCGATGACCATTGGGATAGAAAAAGGCTGGCGGGAACAGACGTGCGCTGGTTACAACGCAGTTAGAACGTAATTTGTCTGGGAATCGTTAAATTTACAAGATCGTAGGCCAGGTCGGGGCATTAACGAAGCGCTTTACTGGCCGTTATAAGAGGTGGGCAAATGTTTCCCTATTGGCCGCGACTCCTTATACGTTTAATCGTCCCCTGCGCTCTCGTCATAA from Bombus fervidus isolate BK054 chromosome 11, iyBomFerv1, whole genome shotgun sequence harbors:
- the Sano gene encoding CABIT domain-containing protein serrano encodes the protein MAATDGQIVVAAARWAEEATYLREFVSKYRLPAVIKITKGQYGGLGVPTLPAPSLQSTALLVSAGRRRKIVAQAVKIKEGRRVVGVGPRLAIPDSYAGYFEILSEEGRAVRGIESVNELCRRCPEEGALVRETVRGIACRVDDDSGIVVPEGTRTLAAGETIVTAGEVSLPGRGRFLRCVDCRGESVLLGMELRGRFSALAREDNISGVHTARALLSKRLPLTVRLVHGQPPRGLKSSSQFVPELRLLSTFEEEHVFALPLQREGAAVALPLAAPLKLVKARNEEALRSMQEFTRLVERASRLVADVADRAHVLDGRLGESKPSRQTRSGSGFLRRSSTNSDNGPPSHHRNNASHHHHHHHYHSNGHQASSGHAGYRDENRVPPSACTEEYDEIDQIYDYVRGFAPLPKSVRSPYESPLPGAQGSSPPLTPVTVTIAPLLDDRPEPPPIETIPTKKIQAEKRTRRAVKEAPQPRVEKPPLAKLYVKNSGTQRGRPLMRQKSASPLKETPPGYKGGSPLFNIRYKSLTNLQQAMELDGTLDSSHSGGRTSGDSGAGAKLPEKRSRRLSRPRSLTNLVWELRGGSGLGCARPETPPPATAAPLPPTKCGPRLAVTVVAPRRVGTLYL